In Betaproteobacteria bacterium, the following proteins share a genomic window:
- a CDS encoding PIN domain-containing protein, which translates to MRAVDTNVLVRLIVRDNARQAMAAESFVIDGAWVSVLALAGATWVLSSVYELDSRRIAGAIEMLLEHKQLTLQDPEVVASALARFRAKPALGFSDCLMLELAVKAGHVPLGTFDRNLAKLDGATRL; encoded by the coding sequence ATGCGCGCGGTCGATACTAACGTCCTTGTCCGGCTTATCGTCCGGGATAACGCCAGGCAAGCGATGGCGGCAGAGTCGTTCGTTATCGATGGGGCATGGGTCTCCGTCCTTGCACTCGCGGGGGCGACCTGGGTCTTGTCCTCCGTATACGAACTCGATTCGCGCCGGATCGCCGGCGCCATCGAGATGCTTTTGGAACACAAGCAGCTCACGCTCCAGGACCCCGAAGTCGTGGCATCCGCGCTCGCGCGCTTCCGCGCCAAGCCGGCGCTCGGATTTTCCGATTGCCTGATGCTCGAGTTGGCCGTCAAGGCGGGGCACGTTCCTCTCGGGACCTTCGACAGGAACCTGGCCAAACTCGACGGCGCGACCCGCCTCTGA